In Nocardioides marinus, one DNA window encodes the following:
- a CDS encoding hotdog fold domain-containing protein: MSQVLSLWRTASTLPVVGGSVGTRVFSVVFGQKAPYFASIRPRFTVLEPNHAELVIPKRRAVQNHIGTVHAIALCNGLEAAMGALAEATIPADRRWIPKGMDVSYTAKATSDITCVAETDPEQWTADLGAGYDLAVRVKGVRDDGTTVIEGSINLWISPKKG; encoded by the coding sequence ATGAGCCAGGTCCTCTCCCTGTGGCGCACCGCCAGCACCCTCCCCGTGGTCGGCGGCAGCGTCGGCACCCGTGTCTTCAGCGTCGTCTTCGGCCAGAAGGCCCCCTACTTCGCCTCGATCCGCCCGCGGTTCACCGTGCTCGAGCCGAACCACGCCGAGCTGGTCATCCCCAAGCGCCGCGCGGTCCAGAACCACATCGGCACCGTCCACGCCATCGCGCTGTGCAACGGCCTCGAGGCCGCCATGGGCGCGCTGGCCGAGGCCACCATCCCCGCGGACCGGCGCTGGATCCCCAAGGGCATGGACGTCAGCTACACCGCCAAGGCCACCAGCGACATCACCTGCGTCGCCGAGACCGACCCCGAGCAGTGGACCGCCGACCTCGGCGCCGGCTACGACCTCGCCGTGCGCGTGAAGGGCGTGCGCGACGACGGCACCACCGTCATCGAGGGCAGCATCAACCTCTGGATCAGCCCCAAGAAGGGCTAG